The following coding sequences lie in one Spirosoma sp. KUDC1026 genomic window:
- a CDS encoding DNA-3-methyladenine glycosylase — translation MTSERFPESFYQDHDTLTLAQLLLGCELVHETDEGVTAGIIVETEGYIVGDPACHAYRRQTTRNAAMFGPAGTLYVYQIYNHYNCINVVTAPEGVGEAVLIRALEPTEGLALMGLRRNEAFKTGFARYRNNTIDPTTADGQRNLANGPGKLVIALGIDRKRDNASSLVTGNVYIRGPVLHDFDMVTTTRIGLTQGVDLPYRYYVKGNRFVSKK, via the coding sequence ATGACGTCAGAGCGCTTCCCCGAATCGTTTTATCAGGACCACGATACGCTGACGCTGGCGCAGCTATTGCTTGGCTGCGAACTGGTGCACGAAACCGATGAAGGTGTAACGGCGGGCATCATCGTCGAGACAGAAGGATACATCGTCGGCGATCCGGCCTGCCATGCCTACCGGCGTCAGACCACCCGAAACGCGGCTATGTTCGGCCCGGCGGGTACGCTATATGTCTATCAGATTTACAACCATTACAACTGCATCAACGTCGTTACGGCTCCCGAGGGCGTGGGCGAAGCGGTGCTGATCCGGGCGCTCGAACCAACCGAGGGACTGGCGTTAATGGGGCTGCGACGTAACGAAGCGTTTAAAACCGGTTTTGCCCGCTACCGGAACAACACCATCGACCCTACTACGGCCGATGGACAGCGAAATCTGGCCAATGGCCCCGGCAAGCTGGTTATTGCCCTGGGGATCGACCGCAAACGGGATAACGCGTCCTCGCTGGTAACGGGTAACGTTTACATTCGCGGGCCGGTCCTCCATGATTTCGACATGGTGACGACCACTCGCATCGGCCTGACGCAGGGCGTTGATCTGCCCTACCGGTACTACGTGAAAGGAAATCGATTTGTCAGCAAGAAGTAA
- a CDS encoding GNAT family N-acetyltransferase, with the protein MNPSIRNYTASDRDACRSIFVSNMPTFFAPEELADFENWLDGYRKKDVSDDTVDAYFVLENDRRILACGGYFLELSSRLATMTWGMVANDQHRKGYGRQLLLYRIEQIRTLLPDAVIALDTSQHAYRFFEKLGFTVQKITPNGYAEGLDRYDMIASQ; encoded by the coding sequence ATGAATCCATCTATCCGAAACTACACCGCGTCAGATCGCGACGCTTGCCGGTCTATTTTCGTCAGCAATATGCCTACTTTTTTCGCACCTGAAGAGCTGGCCGACTTTGAAAACTGGCTGGATGGTTATCGAAAAAAGGATGTATCAGACGACACGGTAGACGCGTATTTTGTGCTCGAAAACGACAGGCGGATACTGGCCTGTGGTGGGTACTTCCTGGAACTGTCCAGCCGACTGGCGACGATGACCTGGGGAATGGTTGCCAACGACCAGCACAGGAAAGGATACGGACGGCAGTTATTGCTGTACCGAATTGAGCAGATACGTACCCTGCTGCCGGACGCTGTCATTGCGCTGGATACCAGTCAGCATGCGTATCGTTTCTTTGAAAAGCTGGGATTTACGGTGCAGAAAATAACGCCCAACGGCTACGCTGAAGGGCTGGATCGCTACGATATGATAGCCAGTCAATGA
- a CDS encoding MFS transporter: MPSSLPVLSQSRSLRYGTFLYLYIMQGIPSGFALTAVTNYLTAEGLTPQALGTFGAVVGLPWGFKFVWGPLVDRFQSSRMGRRRPWVLGAQCFALLASLGILLVGDPVREFTALALAFACHGVFASLQDVSVDALAITISPVSERGRINGFMKCGMVMGQAIGAAGLAYLIRSHGFHTAALIQSAILLFFTIITFFIREQPDDSFLSVRRYVRNDAHVTTLPDSFGPLLRNLLQAVVTRQNLVIFGAIALVFISERLFQRAYFIHLIRFEGWSDTSVSVLSGTYGTLLAVLLALLGGWLADAIGAQRMLVGITLLMATLHIGFSVLAPFWSNDGIATTGLVVRQTLEPIFSIVALPTLMGLCRRGIEGAQFAFYMALSNQADVIGIFLAGQLQPFFSAPVLGMACGVAMVLAMLLLRSTLRRSGLQAAAVQ; this comes from the coding sequence ATGCCTTCTTCGCTTCCGGTCCTTTCGCAGAGCCGCTCCCTTCGTTACGGAACATTTCTGTACCTGTACATCATGCAGGGGATTCCTTCGGGTTTTGCCCTGACGGCGGTCACGAACTACCTCACCGCCGAAGGGCTGACTCCGCAGGCGCTGGGTACGTTTGGCGCGGTTGTGGGTCTGCCGTGGGGGTTCAAATTTGTCTGGGGCCCACTGGTTGACCGGTTTCAGTCCTCCCGTATGGGTCGTCGACGCCCCTGGGTACTGGGAGCGCAGTGCTTTGCGCTGCTGGCGTCGCTGGGGATTCTGCTGGTCGGCGATCCGGTCCGCGAATTCACGGCCCTGGCCCTTGCTTTCGCCTGCCACGGTGTTTTTGCCTCCCTGCAGGATGTCAGCGTTGATGCTCTTGCGATTACCATCAGCCCGGTCAGTGAACGGGGCCGGATCAATGGGTTTATGAAATGCGGCATGGTGATGGGTCAGGCTATTGGGGCCGCTGGCCTGGCTTATCTGATTCGCAGCCATGGCTTCCATACGGCTGCGTTAATTCAATCAGCCATCTTGCTGTTTTTCACGATCATTACGTTTTTTATCCGCGAACAACCAGACGATTCTTTTCTGTCAGTTCGACGATACGTACGGAATGATGCGCACGTAACAACGTTACCGGATTCATTCGGCCCTCTGCTTCGCAACTTGCTGCAGGCCGTCGTCACCCGTCAAAACCTGGTTATATTCGGTGCTATCGCCCTGGTTTTCATCAGCGAGCGGCTCTTTCAACGGGCCTATTTTATTCATCTGATTCGTTTTGAAGGCTGGAGTGATACGTCCGTATCGGTGCTGAGCGGTACGTACGGAACACTATTGGCCGTCTTACTCGCCTTGCTGGGCGGCTGGCTGGCCGACGCTATTGGCGCACAACGTATGCTGGTGGGCATCACGCTGTTGATGGCCACGCTCCACATTGGCTTTTCGGTGTTGGCTCCATTCTGGTCGAACGACGGCATTGCTACAACTGGACTAGTGGTGCGGCAAACCCTCGAGCCTATCTTCAGTATCGTAGCGCTGCCTACGCTGATGGGGCTATGTCGTCGGGGCATCGAAGGCGCTCAATTCGCCTTCTACATGGCGCTCAGCAACCAGGCTGACGTTATCGGTATTTTTCTGGCGGGGCAACTGCAGCCTTTCTTTTCTGCGCCTGTGCTGGGCATGGCCTGTGGCGTAGCGATGGTACTCGCCATGCTTCTCTTGCGGAGCACGCTACGTCGCTCCGGGCTACAGGCGGCAGCGGTTCAGTAA